The Natronoglycomyces albus genome has a segment encoding these proteins:
- a CDS encoding cryptochrome/photolyase family protein — protein MRTIVVLFTRDLRVHDNPALASAARAAERVVPLYVADPADNHSHIRETFLAHSIADLRESLRKLGADLLIRQGDRVEQTLRVCQQTRANGVAVMDDFGQRAQAWRDRLRLECERLGAPLREFDSATVLAPGDVVPTGGSDHYKVFTPYWRAWSAARWRDVVETPRRLELPEGLTGTDHRTIWGEREVNQDFPGGEAAALNRSEKWLQTAANYADIHDDLSADATSRLSPYLHFGCISARALAEDEWAPEAMVRQLCWRDFYHQVLAAFPTLATEAYRTANDEWADDPEALQAWQWGKTGVPIVDAGMRQLLQEGWMHNRARLITASFLTKIQGLDWRAGAAWFDRHLLDADEANNYGNWQWTAGTGNDTKPYRRFNPDRQAQRFDPDGVYTNRWLQG, from the coding sequence ATGCGAACCATCGTGGTGCTATTCACGCGCGACCTGCGCGTTCACGACAACCCGGCGCTGGCCAGCGCCGCCCGAGCCGCCGAGCGCGTCGTGCCACTGTATGTGGCCGACCCGGCTGACAACCACTCCCACATTCGCGAAACATTCCTCGCCCACAGCATTGCCGACCTGCGAGAATCGCTACGAAAACTTGGCGCTGACCTCCTAATCCGTCAAGGAGACCGGGTCGAGCAGACGTTGCGAGTCTGCCAACAAACGCGGGCCAACGGAGTGGCCGTTATGGATGACTTCGGTCAAAGGGCCCAGGCTTGGCGCGACCGATTGCGCCTAGAGTGCGAGCGCCTGGGCGCGCCCCTGCGCGAGTTCGATTCGGCGACCGTTCTCGCCCCCGGCGACGTCGTGCCCACTGGTGGCAGCGACCACTACAAGGTCTTCACCCCCTATTGGCGGGCGTGGTCGGCAGCCCGGTGGCGGGACGTGGTCGAGACACCACGACGGTTGGAGTTGCCCGAAGGCCTCACCGGCACTGACCACCGCACCATCTGGGGTGAACGCGAGGTCAACCAGGACTTTCCGGGCGGAGAGGCGGCGGCACTCAACCGCAGTGAGAAATGGCTCCAAACCGCAGCCAACTATGCGGACATCCACGACGACCTCAGCGCGGACGCCACCTCCCGGCTCAGCCCCTACCTGCACTTTGGTTGCATATCCGCCCGGGCGCTGGCCGAGGACGAGTGGGCCCCCGAGGCGATGGTGCGACAGCTGTGCTGGCGCGATTTCTACCATCAGGTTCTCGCCGCCTTCCCCACGCTGGCCACTGAGGCGTACCGGACCGCCAATGACGAATGGGCCGATGACCCCGAAGCGCTCCAGGCTTGGCAGTGGGGCAAGACGGGGGTACCGATCGTGGACGCTGGAATGCGCCAGTTGTTGCAAGAGGGTTGGATGCATAATCGAGCTCGCCTGATCACCGCCTCCTTCCTGACGAAGATTCAGGGACTTGATTGGCGAGCCGGAGCCGCGTGGTTTGACCGGCATTTGCTCGACGCGGACGAGGCGAACAACTATGGAAACTGGCAGTGGACGGCCGGCACCGGCAATGACACCAAACCGTATCGGCGGTTTAACCCCGATCGTCAGGCACAGCGTTTCGACCCTGACGGCGTGTACACCAACCGCTGGCTACAGGGGTGA
- a CDS encoding DUF1295 domain-containing protein yields MDNWGPLLLNLGVTAAVSLGVLLLTFAVAVATGKHRVVDVAWGLAFAIVAFTTWWMSAGHGDDLTRAVVTTATIVWGLRLATHIAWRSRGKPEDPRYEEMLSKAKGNRNVYALRWVYVLQGSLVWFISWPVQVAQYAAAPPLALLWLGVAIWLLGFVFESVGDYQLAAFKNNPANKGKVLQSGLWRYTRHPNYFGDACVWWGLFVMACGSWVGAATIVAPLTMTYFLAAKTGKPLMEEHLSRTRPEYVDYINRTSGFVPLPPKSSSGRT; encoded by the coding sequence ATGGACAACTGGGGTCCGTTGCTCTTGAACTTGGGTGTCACGGCGGCAGTCTCGCTGGGGGTACTGCTGCTGACATTCGCCGTGGCTGTGGCCACGGGCAAACACCGAGTGGTGGACGTGGCGTGGGGCCTGGCATTCGCCATCGTCGCGTTCACCACTTGGTGGATGTCGGCGGGCCACGGAGATGACCTGACCCGTGCGGTCGTCACGACCGCCACCATTGTGTGGGGCCTTCGATTGGCCACTCATATTGCCTGGCGCAGTCGAGGAAAACCCGAAGACCCTCGTTATGAGGAAATGCTGTCGAAAGCCAAGGGCAATCGCAACGTGTACGCGCTGCGGTGGGTGTATGTACTGCAAGGGTCACTGGTGTGGTTTATTTCGTGGCCAGTCCAGGTCGCACAGTACGCCGCCGCGCCGCCTCTGGCCCTGCTGTGGTTGGGCGTGGCTATCTGGTTGCTCGGCTTTGTGTTCGAATCGGTGGGCGACTATCAACTCGCGGCGTTCAAGAACAACCCGGCCAATAAGGGGAAGGTCCTCCAGTCGGGCCTGTGGCGATACACGCGCCATCCGAACTACTTCGGCGATGCCTGCGTGTGGTGGGGCCTGTTCGTGATGGCTTGTGGCTCCTGGGTTGGGGCGGCCACCATCGTGGCCCCATTGACGATGACGTACTTCTTGGCTGCCAAGACCGGAAAGCCACTTATGGAGGAACATCTGTCCCGCACCCGGCCCGAATACGTCGATTACATCAATCGCACCAGCGGATTCGTACCCCTACCGCCCAAGTCGAGCTCAGGGCGCACCTAG
- a CDS encoding class I SAM-dependent methyltransferase — translation MSSKEREKSTVAGELYTLISRMAGVDLPIRLHAWDGSEAGPKGNLEWADAPILHVRDRAALKRLMWRPTELGLVQAYILDEIDVEGDIALALERLWAMGADTQLKAGLGAWLAAIPAARRLKVFGRRPPAPNLEANVQGALHSRNRDRSAIAFHYDLSNDFYRLLLDSHMVYSCGYWTSNASDYGLEDAQRDKLDLICRKLGLRPGMRLLDVGCGWGALSMHAAEHYGAIVTAATLSQQQHAEATKRAKARGLAEAVDFRLCDYRDIEADSFDAICSIEMGEHVGKKEYPRFAAQLRKFLRPGGRLLIQQMSRGQMDPGGGEFIETYIVPDMHMRPLGETVGLLEAAGLEVRNVEALREHYVRTIDAWREELEHKWEEVEELVGRPVARVWRLYLVGGALSFKQGRMGVDQILATAPLEDGRADLPATPDWYHR, via the coding sequence ATGTCGTCGAAAGAGCGGGAAAAATCCACTGTCGCCGGTGAGCTTTACACGTTGATTTCGAGGATGGCCGGGGTCGATCTCCCCATTCGCTTGCACGCCTGGGATGGGAGCGAGGCTGGCCCCAAGGGAAACCTCGAGTGGGCCGATGCGCCGATTCTGCATGTGCGCGATCGGGCCGCGCTGAAGCGTCTGATGTGGAGGCCGACGGAGCTGGGTTTGGTCCAGGCCTACATCCTCGACGAGATCGATGTCGAGGGCGATATAGCCCTGGCGTTGGAAAGACTGTGGGCTATGGGGGCCGATACCCAGTTGAAGGCGGGATTGGGGGCGTGGTTGGCCGCGATTCCAGCGGCTCGGCGGCTGAAGGTCTTCGGGAGACGGCCACCGGCACCGAACCTAGAGGCCAACGTCCAAGGCGCATTGCATTCGCGGAACCGCGACAGGTCGGCCATCGCCTTTCACTATGACTTGTCGAACGACTTCTATCGGTTGCTGTTGGATTCGCACATGGTCTATTCGTGCGGCTATTGGACCTCGAATGCGTCGGACTACGGTCTTGAAGACGCGCAACGGGACAAACTCGATCTCATTTGCCGCAAATTGGGTTTGCGGCCAGGGATGCGGTTGCTGGATGTGGGTTGCGGGTGGGGTGCGTTGTCGATGCACGCCGCCGAGCACTATGGCGCGATCGTAACTGCGGCGACTCTGTCCCAACAGCAACATGCCGAAGCGACTAAGAGGGCCAAGGCGCGCGGGTTGGCAGAGGCGGTGGACTTCCGGCTGTGCGACTACCGGGACATCGAGGCCGACTCGTTCGACGCGATCTGTTCGATTGAGATGGGCGAACACGTCGGAAAGAAGGAGTATCCACGGTTCGCCGCCCAACTACGGAAGTTTCTACGGCCGGGTGGGCGGCTCTTGATTCAGCAGATGTCGCGCGGCCAGATGGACCCAGGTGGCGGGGAGTTCATCGAGACGTACATCGTGCCCGACATGCATATGCGGCCATTGGGCGAAACGGTTGGACTGCTCGAAGCCGCGGGTCTGGAAGTACGCAATGTCGAGGCTCTGCGTGAGCATTATGTGCGCACGATCGACGCATGGCGCGAGGAGTTGGAACACAAATGGGAGGAAGTCGAGGAGCTCGTGGGGCGCCCGGTGGCGCGCGTGTGGCGGCTCTACCTCGTCGGCGGCGCGCTGTCCTTTAAGCAAGGTCGGATGGGGGTCGATCAGATTCTCGCGACCGCTCCGCTGGAGGACGGCCGTGCGGATCTGCCAGCGACACCGGATTGGTACCACCGCTAG
- a CDS encoding SAM-dependent methyltransferase, producing MSSPQDSRKPLTQAIIPRAPHVPVRARIVKRMTRRMAAKLPVRLVMPDGSWMGRYRDAPALRLHRPEAFYHRLGGAGLIGFGEAYQAGDFDSDDLPGLLSVLAAGWDELIPPAVQGIRSLYGSAMPSSHSNSADNAVRNISHHYDLSNELFSLFLDETMTYSSALFAGGSTQWSDVADAQRRKVDRLLDRCGVTDGSRVLEIGSGWGELSVRAARRGAHVDTITLSQQQLERVKKRAAELDLGDRINARLQDYRSLDLAERYDAIISVEMIEAVGEEYWSRYFGVLDQLLRPGGRIGLQSITMRHDLMVEARGAYTWIHKYIFPGGLIPSVHAIEQCLRASTGLRVVDRLAFGSDYAHTLRLWRERFLDNRNALERLGFDELFARTWEFYLAYSQAGFSGGHLDVNQFILEHRS from the coding sequence ATGAGTTCGCCGCAAGATTCCCGGAAGCCATTGACGCAGGCGATCATTCCCCGTGCCCCTCATGTGCCGGTGCGGGCTCGTATCGTCAAGCGGATGACGCGGCGGATGGCCGCGAAGCTGCCCGTTCGTTTGGTGATGCCGGACGGTTCGTGGATGGGGCGTTATCGCGACGCTCCAGCGTTGCGGCTGCATCGTCCCGAGGCGTTCTACCACCGCCTTGGTGGGGCGGGCCTGATCGGGTTCGGGGAGGCCTATCAGGCCGGTGATTTCGACTCTGATGACTTGCCTGGGCTATTGAGTGTGCTGGCAGCTGGTTGGGATGAGTTGATTCCGCCAGCTGTGCAGGGAATTCGCAGTCTCTATGGGTCGGCGATGCCTTCGTCGCACAGTAATTCGGCCGATAACGCGGTACGAAACATTTCGCACCATTACGACCTGTCGAACGAGTTGTTCTCGTTGTTCTTGGACGAGACGATGACGTATTCGAGCGCGTTGTTCGCGGGAGGTTCCACTCAATGGTCTGATGTGGCCGACGCGCAACGACGCAAGGTCGATCGGCTGTTGGACCGGTGTGGGGTCACAGATGGTTCACGGGTGTTGGAGATCGGCTCGGGTTGGGGTGAGCTGTCGGTGCGTGCCGCGCGGCGTGGGGCCCACGTCGACACGATCACGCTGTCCCAACAGCAGCTGGAGCGCGTCAAGAAGCGGGCTGCGGAGTTGGATCTGGGCGACCGTATTAATGCGCGACTGCAAGATTATCGCTCGCTTGACCTCGCGGAGCGCTATGACGCCATCATCAGCGTCGAGATGATCGAGGCGGTCGGTGAGGAGTACTGGTCGCGGTATTTCGGTGTGCTCGATCAGTTGTTGCGACCGGGTGGGCGGATTGGTTTGCAATCGATCACGATGCGCCACGATTTGATGGTGGAGGCGCGCGGTGCCTACACCTGGATCCACAAGTACATCTTTCCGGGCGGTTTGATTCCGTCGGTGCACGCTATCGAGCAGTGCCTGCGGGCGAGTACGGGTCTGAGGGTGGTCGACCGGCTTGCCTTCGGCTCGGACTACGCGCATACGTTGCGGCTGTGGCGTGAGCGTTTCTTGGACAATCGCAACGCCCTCGAACGGCTTGGTTTCGACGAGCTGTTCGCGCGGACGTGGGAGTTCTATTTGGCGTATTCGCAGGCCGGGTTTAGCGGTGGCCATTTGGATGTCAATCAGTTTATTTTGGAGCACCGATCATGA
- a CDS encoding DUF1365 domain-containing protein, translated as MKALEGMAAQSTSQPGFGPADAAQDQTQPHGQVRYRRHQASSRWAKSAHLYRGTVSHVRQEPFHYQFRHRTYYWLVDLDDMPRPPWYLRPLAGFKAKDHMGGPGSSTKESISAFVAKHGVDVSGSRFLMLCHARVFGYVFNPLTVFWCLDKDRLQCVVAEVHNTYGQRHRYFLRTDDQGRAEVDKVFYVSPFNPVDGYYRMRLPLPGRRLRIAVQLNRPDGSAFTAGLSGRRQRASTFALLAAAFRHPFSTVAVSAGIRWHGIRLYARRLPVMPRPKRAPQEGQS; from the coding sequence GTGAAGGCACTAGAGGGAATGGCAGCGCAGTCGACGTCCCAACCCGGCTTCGGCCCCGCTGACGCCGCACAGGACCAGACACAACCGCACGGACAAGTGCGGTATCGAAGGCACCAGGCGTCGAGTCGGTGGGCCAAGTCCGCGCACCTGTATCGCGGAACCGTCTCCCACGTGCGCCAAGAGCCCTTTCACTACCAGTTTCGACACCGCACGTACTACTGGCTGGTGGATCTCGACGACATGCCACGGCCTCCGTGGTATCTGCGGCCACTTGCCGGCTTCAAGGCCAAAGATCACATGGGCGGCCCAGGAAGCAGTACCAAGGAAAGCATCTCGGCGTTCGTCGCCAAACATGGCGTCGATGTCTCCGGATCACGCTTCCTCATGCTGTGCCACGCCCGAGTTTTCGGGTATGTGTTCAACCCGCTCACCGTTTTCTGGTGTCTTGACAAAGACCGCCTCCAGTGCGTCGTCGCCGAAGTCCATAACACCTACGGCCAGCGCCATCGTTATTTCCTCCGCACAGACGACCAAGGGCGGGCCGAGGTCGACAAAGTCTTTTATGTTTCGCCGTTCAATCCGGTCGATGGCTACTACCGGATGCGGCTTCCCCTGCCTGGCCGGCGGCTGCGAATAGCGGTCCAGTTGAACCGACCCGACGGGTCCGCCTTTACTGCCGGTCTCTCCGGCCGCCGCCAGCGTGCTTCGACGTTTGCGCTGCTGGCGGCGGCCTTTAGACACCCTTTCTCCACAGTGGCGGTTTCGGCTGGCATTCGGTGGCATGGCATACGACTGTATGCGCGTCGGTTGCCTGTGATGCCTCGCCCGAAGCGAGCGCCGCAGGAAGGACAATCATGA
- a CDS encoding NAD(P)/FAD-dependent oxidoreductase: protein MTSRSQVAVIGSGVSGLTAAYVLQQSRDVTLFEADHRLGGHAHTHTVVDRDPELTHEVDSGFLVHNRTTYPRLVRLFTELDIKTQPTQMSMSIRCEGCGLEYCGSRGIRGVFAHPRSFVDPRFHAMLWQMPLFYRRARRLLATETDAEEQTLGQFLSQGHYSQYFVNHFVIPLVSAVWSCGPHAVRDYPARYLFTFLANHGMLAVLGNPAWRTVVGGSRTYVERVAAGLHEVRTGSAVTSLQRHHDGVSVRTADQAVSEFDAVVIATHPDQALRLLEDPTVEEKDVLGSFEYSRNETVLHTDTRWLPRRAAARGSWNYLLSDCRPTEGQVQVSYHLNRLQRLTAATDYVVTLGAADRIDHSHVLRRMTYEHPIYTPTSVAAQRQLPGLNDGTTAFAGAYHGWGFHEDGCQSGVNAAQSLGVRW from the coding sequence ATGACTTCTCGCAGCCAAGTCGCAGTCATCGGTTCTGGAGTCTCGGGTTTGACGGCAGCCTACGTGCTGCAGCAGTCCCGGGACGTAACCCTATTCGAAGCAGACCACCGTCTCGGAGGTCACGCCCATACCCACACCGTCGTCGACCGCGATCCAGAGCTGACCCATGAGGTCGACTCCGGGTTCTTGGTCCACAACCGGACCACATATCCGCGTCTCGTGCGTTTGTTCACAGAACTGGACATTAAGACGCAGCCGACTCAGATGAGTATGTCGATTCGTTGTGAGGGATGTGGCCTGGAGTACTGCGGCTCGCGTGGAATACGTGGCGTGTTCGCGCACCCACGCAGCTTCGTCGATCCACGTTTCCACGCCATGCTGTGGCAAATGCCGCTGTTCTACCGCCGGGCGCGCCGCCTCTTGGCCACCGAGACCGACGCGGAGGAACAGACGCTGGGCCAGTTCCTGTCCCAGGGGCACTATTCGCAATACTTCGTCAACCACTTCGTGATACCGCTGGTCTCGGCCGTATGGTCGTGCGGCCCGCACGCGGTGCGTGACTATCCGGCCCGGTATCTGTTCACGTTCCTGGCCAACCACGGCATGCTGGCCGTGCTGGGCAATCCCGCCTGGCGCACGGTCGTCGGTGGCTCTCGCACCTACGTAGAGCGGGTGGCCGCTGGCCTGCACGAGGTGCGCACCGGCTCTGCGGTCACCTCACTCCAGCGGCACCACGACGGGGTCAGTGTCCGCACCGCGGACCAAGCTGTCTCCGAGTTCGACGCCGTCGTCATCGCGACCCATCCCGATCAAGCCCTGCGTCTCCTGGAAGACCCCACCGTGGAGGAAAAGGACGTTCTGGGCAGTTTCGAGTACTCCCGCAACGAGACCGTTCTCCACACCGACACGCGATGGCTCCCACGCCGCGCGGCGGCGCGTGGAAGCTGGAACTACCTGCTTTCCGACTGTCGGCCCACCGAGGGCCAAGTGCAGGTGTCATACCACCTCAATCGATTGCAACGACTAACGGCGGCAACCGACTATGTCGTCACGCTCGGAGCGGCCGACCGCATTGACCATTCGCACGTGCTACGACGCATGACATATGAGCACCCGATCTACACCCCGACCTCCGTCGCTGCCCAACGCCAACTTCCCGGCCTCAACGACGGCACGACGGCCTTCGCAGGCGCCTACCACGGCTGGGGCTTTCACGAAGACGGCTGCCAGTCCGGAGTCAACGCGGCACAAAGCCTGGGGGTGCGGTGGTGA
- the miaB gene encoding tRNA (N6-isopentenyl adenosine(37)-C2)-methylthiotransferase MiaB has protein sequence MPVETDARTYQVRTYGCQMNVHDSERISGLMENAGYIPAPSDAEIADVVIFNTCAVRENADNRLYGNLGHLAPKKTRNPDMQIAVGGCLAQKDKGTITKKAPWVDVVFGTHNIGSLPTLLERARHNEAAEVEILESLEVFPSTLPTKRDSTYSGWVSISVGCNNTCTFCIVPALRGTEKDRRPGDILAEVNALVAEGVSEVTLLGQNVNSYGVEFGDRYAFGKLLRACGDIEGLERVRFTSPHPKDFTDDVIDAMAETPNVCHQLHMPLQSGSDKVLKDMRRSYRSKKFLGILDKVRQQMPEAAITTDIIVGFPGETEEDFQATLDVVEAARFSSAFTFQYSIRPGTPAGEMEDQVPKEVVQERYMRLTELQERISWEENQKLEGREVEVLVTAGDGRKDEATGRLSGRARDGRLVHFAVTPLSDDDPYDNAEGIRPGDVIRTTITYGAPHHLVADSEIADHRRTRAGDAWEAGQQPTTAGVTMLGMPSIGMRPSEEPSEPSGCCSGH, from the coding sequence GTGCCAGTTGAAACCGATGCCAGGACATACCAGGTCCGCACCTACGGGTGTCAGATGAACGTGCACGACTCCGAACGCATCTCGGGGCTGATGGAGAATGCCGGATACATTCCCGCTCCCAGTGACGCCGAGATAGCCGACGTCGTCATCTTCAATACCTGCGCCGTGCGCGAAAACGCCGACAACCGCCTCTACGGCAACCTGGGGCACCTGGCCCCAAAGAAGACCCGCAACCCCGATATGCAAATCGCGGTCGGTGGTTGCCTGGCGCAAAAGGACAAAGGCACCATCACAAAGAAGGCCCCTTGGGTTGATGTGGTGTTCGGTACCCACAACATCGGTTCGTTGCCGACTTTGCTGGAGCGCGCCCGGCACAATGAGGCTGCCGAGGTGGAGATCTTGGAATCGCTGGAGGTCTTCCCCTCCACTTTGCCGACCAAACGCGACTCGACCTATTCGGGCTGGGTGTCGATCTCAGTCGGATGTAATAACACCTGCACGTTCTGCATCGTGCCGGCGCTGCGTGGAACGGAGAAGGACCGCCGCCCTGGCGATATCCTCGCCGAGGTAAACGCGCTGGTGGCTGAGGGTGTGTCTGAGGTGACTCTGCTGGGCCAGAACGTCAATTCCTACGGTGTGGAGTTTGGCGACCGCTATGCCTTTGGCAAGCTACTGCGCGCTTGTGGCGATATCGAGGGTCTGGAGCGGGTCCGCTTCACCTCGCCTCACCCGAAGGACTTCACCGATGACGTCATCGACGCGATGGCTGAGACGCCGAACGTGTGCCACCAGTTGCACATGCCGTTGCAGTCGGGCTCGGACAAGGTCTTGAAGGACATGCGCCGCTCGTATCGCTCGAAGAAGTTCCTGGGCATTTTGGACAAGGTGCGCCAGCAGATGCCCGAGGCGGCGATTACGACCGACATTATTGTCGGCTTCCCCGGTGAGACGGAGGAGGACTTTCAGGCGACTCTCGACGTGGTCGAAGCCGCCCGTTTCTCCTCGGCTTTCACGTTCCAGTACTCGATTCGCCCCGGCACCCCGGCCGGCGAGATGGAAGACCAGGTGCCCAAGGAGGTCGTTCAGGAACGCTATATGCGCCTGACCGAGCTCCAGGAGCGCATCTCCTGGGAGGAGAATCAGAAGCTCGAGGGGCGTGAGGTCGAGGTACTGGTCACGGCCGGGGATGGACGCAAAGATGAAGCCACCGGTCGCTTGTCTGGTCGGGCCCGCGATGGCCGGCTGGTGCACTTCGCCGTCACACCGCTGAGCGACGACGACCCTTACGACAACGCGGAGGGCATTCGTCCCGGTGATGTCATCCGCACCACGATTACCTATGGTGCCCCGCATCATTTGGTGGCCGATTCGGAGATCGCCGACCACCGTCGCACCCGGGCCGGAGATGCCTGGGAAGCCGGACAACAGCCGACGACTGCCGGAGTAACGATGCTGGGAATGCCCTCGATTGGGATGCGTCCCAGCGAAGAGCCATCCGAGCCTTCCGGATGTTGCTCTGGCCACTAA